TTTTAAGCCATGATTTTGAACCCAATCCCACCTATATCGAGGCTAAAACCATCGGAAAAGATTTTGCCCGAATGAGTGACAAACTTATCAATCTCAAAAAAACCAACGAAGTAGCCATACTTTTCAGTAACGAGGCACAGACCGCATTCAATGCTTTCAGTTTTAGATGGGGGGCAAATGAAACCTACAATGATATTCTCAGACCGTATTATGATGCATTGTACAAAATGAATGTGGGGACTGATTTTATTGATGGCACTAAGAACCCCGATTTAAGTAAATACAAACTCATCATTGTTCCGGTTCTTTATGCCGCTTCTGATGATATTCTGAAAAAACTCAATCAATACGTAAAAGATGGCGGTCATGTGCTTTACACTTTCAAAAGTGGTTTTTCTGATGAAAATGTGAAAGTAAGAAGCACCCTGCAGCCGGGACACATCAATGAAGCCTGCGGGATTTCATACAGTCAATTTACTGTTCCTGAGCATGTTGTTTTGAAAAATGATCCATTTGGAGTAGGAAAAGACAATCAGGTAAATACCTGGATGGAACTCATAACACCTACCACAGCCAAAGTACTGGCATACTACGATCACCCGGCTTGGAGCAATTATGCGGCCATCACCCGAAATCAGTTTGGAAAAGGTTCGGCCACTTATGTAGGCTGTATTACCCCACAGATTTTGACCGAAAAAATTGTTAAAAATACAATAGAAAATGCAGGTCTTTGGAAAACTGAGCAGCAATTTGCTTTTCCGGTTATTTTGAAAACCGGGGTTAATCAATCGGGTAAAAGGATTCGATATGTTTTTAATTATTCGGCAGTGCCTCAGAAAATTAACTATGTTTTTGGAAGTGGTACCGAGCTACTTTCAAATCAACCTGTATCAAAAGATTCTGAATTGAATATCGAACCCTGGGGAGTGAGGATTGTGGAGGAAAATTAAATTTTTAAAAATTATTAAACTATTAATTATGAAACGGTTATTGATTGGTTGTGTTCTGATTTTAAGTTCATTGAGTGTTTTTTCGCAAACTTCAAAACAAGTCTATGAGCTTCGTACTTATGAACTTCGTTTCGGAGGATCCCGAGCTGTTTTAGAGAATTATTTCAAAAATGCACTTTTTCCTACTTTAAATAAATACGGTATAAAAAATATCGGAGCCTTTGAGGAAATATCAAAGGAAGATCCTGCAAAACTCTATTTATTAATTCCTTATGAGTCAATGGAAAGTTTTGCCGGTATGATTCAAAAAATTGATAATGATTCTGATTTTAAGGCATTGAGTAAGGAGTATGATCAAACTCCGGCAGAAAAAACCCCTTATGCAAGATATACATCGTCATTGATGCTGGCATTTGATGGATTCCCTAAAATTCAGAAACTTACCTCTACCCAGAAACTACTGGAAGTGAGAATTTATGAGAGTCATAACGAAGGTACGGCGGCCAACAAAAGGAGTATGTTTAATGATGAAGAATTGAAAATATTTCAGGCGACCAACCTGCATACTATATTTTTTGGTCAAAATATTATTGGTGAATATTTGCCTTGCCTGACCTATATGCTTGCATTTGACAATATGCAAGAAAGAGACGCCAACTGGAAATTATTTGGCAATCATCCCGATTGGAAACGAATCTCAAACGATCCAAAGTATTCAGGAAATATGAATAAAATTCGGAGAATATTCCTTAACCCATTGCCGTATTCTCAATTATAGATGATATTTCAAAATGATGAAAATAAGAAAGCTTTTTATCATATTTATGCTATCATTTCCATTTCAATAGGTGATGGCAGGCACTCCTAATTTTTCATTTTTCAATGAGCAGGATGGGAAAGCATTAAAAAAGCTGTTTGCTGACCCAACGCTCATTCCAACTCTCCAAAGGATTAAATCCGAAGTGCGGATGGGTATTCTGGATTTTAGTCCTGAAAGAGTTGAAGTAGTAAAGCAACTCAATGCAGCCGGAATTCCGTTAGTGGCCTGGTTGCTTTTACCCAAAGAAAAAGGATATTGGTTTCACGGACGCAACGCCAAAAATGCATTTGCCCGATACGCGGAAATTAAAAACTGGGCTGATAAATCAGGATTGAAATTTAGCGGCATCGGGATCGATTTGGAATTGGATTTCAATGACATAGACCTGGCAAAAAATCACAAAATCGAGCTTTTGGGAAAAATAATTAAAAGAATGTATGATAACGAAGGTTTTGCTAAATCCAAAAAAGACTACGAATCATTGGTAAATCTCATCAGAAAAGATGGTTATAAAGTGGAAAGTTATTATGTGCCCATGATTAAGCTGGAAACAAAAGAGGGTAGATCGTCTATTCAGCAGGTAAGTGGCTTTTTAGACCTTACCACTGACAAAGACATTCCAATGCTTTACACCTCATTTATGGGAAATGCCTATGGAATGATTGAACGGATGGCCGTAGAAGAAAAGCTAAGATTTGTGGCATTGGGAAGTACAGGGGGTGGTATTGACCCCACCTTGAAAAGTATGACCTGGGATGATTTAGCATTCGATTTACGTCATGTAGCCGGTACTGCTCAAGAGATTCACATTTTCAGTCTGGAAGGTGCGGTTGAAAAGGGTTTCTTGCCCAAATTAATTGATTTTGACTTTTCTGTTCCGATAAAGAAATATCCTGAGCAATTGAAAGAGGTTGATTCTCTTAAATCTGCAGTGGCCATGATTTCAAAACTAATGAGTTATCCCACCTTGTTGATTATTGGCACCTTTTTAATAGTTTCCGGATTTATTTATTTGATATACAGAATATTAAAATTTTTGTTGTCATTTTCAAAATCTTGACGCTGGTTTTTGCCCTGGTAATTTTTAATATTTTTCAAAATAAGATTCGAATGAAAAAACTACTCATATTAATCACCCTCCACTTATCACTCATCTCATTCGCCCAAACCGGCAAGGTGGTAAGTTTTACAATTAATTCAAAAGCCTTGCAGAATAAAGGTGGTGAAGATCCGAATCGAAAAGTTTCCGTTTATCTGCCTCCTAATTATGATGCTTCCACACAGCGTTACCCGGTTATATATTATTTGCATGGTTTTATGGGGAAAGACAACATTTTTCCTCAGATGCAAAAAGTTTTAGATGAAGGTATATCCCGACAAAAAATTAAACCTTTCATCTTCGTTCAGGCTGACCAATATACACTATTTGAAGGAAGCTTTTATTCAAATTCTTCTCTGACAGGTAATTGGGATGAGTTTGAAAGCAAAGAATTAGTAGAATACTTGGATAAAAACTACAGGACTATTCCCACCAGAGATAGCAGAGGTATTGCCGGGCATTCGATGGGAGGATATGGGGCTTTCAAAATCGGAATGCTTCATCCTGAGGTTTTTAGCAGCATTTATGCCTTGAGTCCCGGATTATTGGCGATGGTGAAAGAGTTTGGGCCCAATAGCTCTTCATTCAAAGAAGTTCAAAATGTTAAAACTATCGAAGATTTAAAGAAAACTTATTATCCAAAAGTGTTGGTAGCAGTTGGACGTGCATGGTCACCAAACCCAAATAAACCGCCATTTTTCTGTGATTTTCCTTTTAGTTATGAAGGTGACAAAATGATTGTAAATCAGGCAATTTTGGAAAAATGGGAAGCCAATATGCCAGTTTATATAGTCGATAAATATGCTGATAACCTGCGTAAAATGTCGGCAATTAAACTGGATTGGGGACGAAATGATTCACCTCGATTTCCGTTACAAATTGGTATGCTAAGTCAGCGTCTGGAAAATCTCGGCATCAATCATTTTGCGGAAGAATATATTGGAGATCATGGCAACAAGATTTGGACATTGGACGGCAGGGTTTTAAATGACATGTTGCCTTTTTTTAATGATTATTTGAAATTTTAACCTTAATATATTATGAAAAAACTCATCTATTTAATCCTTATTTTATTTGCATTTTCCGCAAAAGCTGCAACTGTTGATACCCTTGATGTGCCGAGTGCTGTCATGAAAAAAGCCTACAAAGCGGCAGTTGTTTTACCTCTTTCATACACAAAAAATCAGGCATCATATCCTGTGCTATATTTACTCCATGGTGGTGGAGGTCATTTTCGCGATTGGCTTACCTCCACACCCGATAAAAACCTTGTAAAAAACCTGGCAGATCAATACAATCTTATCATTGTAATGCCCGAAGGTGAAACTTTTGGTTGGTACATGGATAGCCCTTTCGACCCAAATAATAAGTTTGAAACATACATCACAAAAGAGGTTATTCAGAAAATCGATGCAACTTATCGTACGGTTAAGAGTAACAAGGGGCGTGTAATCACCGGACTGTCGATGGGTGGTCATGGAGCCATGTATCTATCTGCACGACATCCTGAGCTTTTTGCTGCTGCCGGAACCATGAGTGGAGCCATGGATTTGAACTACACTAAATTTAACATCAATCCTGATTTTGCAAAAACACTAAAGGACCTTTTCGAAAAGCTTTTGGGCACTTCTGATGTTTCAAATGAAGTTTATGTAAAAAATTCAGTAGTCAATATGGTTGATGCCATAAAGAAAAATGCGATGCCCATTACCATAGATTGTGGAGTAGATGATTTTCTGATTGGAGGTAACAGGGAGCTGCACAACAGACTTCTTTATGCAGGAGTTGCTCATGATTATACAGAACGACCCGGAGCCCATACCTGGCCTTATTGGGAAAATTCATTGCCATTCCATGTGCTATTTTTTCATAATGTATTGAAAAAGAACGGAGTGGCGTTAAGTGAATGAAGTTTAAGCAAGTTTTCACTAATATCATTTCGGCTATTTCTAGGATTATTTGATTAAAATATTGCATTTTTAAATGATATTGTTTTGATTTGATTAGCCTTTTACTGTAATGCAATAGAATAAACCCTAATTGATTGATAAAATGAATAGTCGTCTGTCGTTCCCCGACTACCTGGTTTTTATTGTGTATTTTATAATAGTGTCGGCCTATGGATACTATATTTTTCACAAGAAAAAATCCAAAGTAAGTGACTCCAAAGACTTCTTTTTGGCCGAAGGCTCTCTCACTTGGTGGGCGATTGGTGCTTCCTTGATTGCCTCCAATATCTCGGCTGAGCATTTTATTGGCATGTCGGGTTCAGGCTTTGCAATGGGTCTGGCGATTTCTTCTTATGAATGGTTGTCTGCAGTTACTCTCATTATTGTTGCCATATTTTTCATTCCGATTTATTTGAAAAACAAGATTTACACCATGCCGCAGTTTCTGGCTCAGCGGTACAATGGCACAGTAGCGACAATTATGGCGGTATTTTGGCTTTTGCTGTATGTATTTGTTAACCTTACCTCCATATTATATTTGGGGGCTTTGGCGGTGGAGAGTATTTCAGGTGTCGCATTTGAATATTGTATGTTTGGGCTAGCTATTTTTGCCATTTTCATAACTCTTGGTGGCATGAAAGTGATTGGCTATACTGATATTATCCAAGTGGTGGTTTTAATTCTAGGTGGTTTGGTGGTGACATATCTGGCTCTGGATATGGTTTCAGAAAAATTCAATGGAAGTGGCGTATTAAGTGCATTACCTATACTTAAAAGGGAATCAAATGACCATTTTCACATGATTTTCTCTGAAGGCCATAAATACTATTATGAATTACCCGGTCTTGCAGTGCTTTTTGGTGGAATGTGGATCAATAACCTCAACTATTGGGGTTGTAATCAATACATTGTTCAGCGGGCCTTAGGGGCAGACCTGAAAACAGCTCGAAACGGAATATTATTTGCTGCAGCACTGAAATTATTGATACCCTTAATCTGTGCTGTCCCGGGAATTGCGGTTTATGTTTTGTACCAAAACGGTTTTTTTCAGCACGAAATGGTTGACGCTGCCGGAATCGTGAAACCTGACAGAGCTTACCCTACGTTAATGAATCTGTTGCCTCAAGGTTTGAAAGGTCTTTCTTTTGCAGCACTTACTGCGGCAATTGTGGCTTCATTGGCCGGGAAATGTAACTCCATTGCCACGATTTTTAGTCTCGACATTTATCAGAAATTTTTCGATAAAAAAGCATCAGAAAAAAAACTGGTCAGAGTAGGTCGATGGTCTATCCTTGGAGCATTTGCAATTGCATTGATAATTACTCCGCAATTAAAACAGTTGGAACAGGCCTATCAGTTTGTTCAGGAATATTCCAATTACCTCACTCCGGGGGCTTTTGCTTTGTTTTTCCTGGGTTTATTCTGGAAAAGAACCACCACCTTGTCGGCAGTAGTAGCTGCAACACTTTCCATTCCATTGGCGGTGGCTTTCAAAATTGTTCCAGAAGTTCCCATGCCATTTTTACACCGCACCGGTTGGGTTTTTCTGATTCTTACCGTGTTGATGATAGTAATTTCTCTTTTGGACAAAAACAGTAAAAACAACCCCAAAGGACTCGATATTGATTCGAAATGGTTTAAGGTCACTTCATCTTTTGCAATTCTTTCAATTTTAGTTTCCGGAATTGTTGTGGCTCTTTATACCGTTTTTTGGTGATAAATATTTGAATAAAATTCCATATTTTTATAAAAATTCTGTCTCAATGCGAAAAAAAATAGCCTTTTCTTTGATTTTATTGATTCCTGTTATCGGATTCATAGCATTTAAATCAGGGAAGAAAAAGCGACCCAACATCGTTTTTATTATGTCTGATGACCATGCTTATCAGGCTATTTCGGCTTATGATACCAGGCTGATGCAGACCCCCAACATTGACAGAATCGCAAAAGAGGGAATGCTTTTTACCAATGCCTGTGTTACCAATTCAATCTGTGCTCCATCAAGGGCAGTGATTTTAACCGGAAAACACAGCCATATCAATGGAAAAATCGACAACTATTTTCCATTTGATACCACAAACATGACATTTCCTCAATTACTCCAACAAAGTGGTTATCAGACGGCTATGTTTGGAAAATTGCATTTTGGCAATAATCCAAAAGGTTTTGATGAATTTCAAATTCTACCTGACCAGGGCAACTATTATAACCCTGATATCATTACAAAAAAAGAAGGCACTAAAAAGTTGACCGGCTATGTGACAGACCTCATTACGGACCTGACTCTGAACTGGTTAAAAAATGAGAGAGACGATGACAAGCCTTTCTTTCTGGCCTATTTGCATAAGGCACCACACCGCGAGTGGTTACCCGCTGAGAGGCATTATAAAGAATATATTAACAAGACTTTTCCGGAGCCGGAAACACTTTTTGATAACTATGAAGGTCGTGGAAGGGCTGCACATGAACAAGAAATGAATCTGTTAACCCATATGAACTGGGCAGGAGATTCAAAGATTTTTCCTGAAAATATGGATAAATTGGGTATCAAAGAATCTCACAACTATGATAAACGCCTATATAACATGACCGTAGAACGAATGAATTCTGAGCAGAGGAAAGTTTGGGATGAAACTTATGGCAAAATGAATCAGGAATTTATCAAAAAATATCCCCAAATGGCCGATGTTGATAAAATGAAATGGCGTTATCAGAGATACATGCAGGATTATCTGGGATGTATTGCTTCTGTTGATGAGGGAGTAGGTAAAGTCCTGGATTTTTTGAGAGAAAGCGGTCTGGACGAAAATACTATTGTGATTTATACCTCAGATCAGGGTTTTTATCTGGGAGAGCACGGATGGTTTGATAAACGTTTCATTTTTGATCAGTCATTTAAAACACCACTTTTGGTAAAATGGCCGGGTGTAATTAAGCCAGGATCCAAAAACACGCAAATGGTACAAAATCTGGATTATGCTCAGACATTTTTAGAAGCTGCCGGTATCAAACCTCCTGCTGATATGCAGGGTGAAAGTTTAATTCCAATTTTCAAAGGGAAGGGCAGGAATTTCCGTGATGCAGCATATTATCATTATTATGAATACCCAAGTGTACACATGGTGAAGCGGCACTATGCAGTGGTGACTGAGAAATATAAACTGGTGCATTTTTACTACGACGTGGACGAATGGGAGCTTTATGATAGAAAAAATGATCCTAACGAAATGAAGAACGTTTACAATGACCCAAAATACAAATCAGTAAAAGCAGAATTGCATAAAAAACTGGCCGATTTGAGAATAAAATATAAAGATTCTGAAACCCTTGATAAAATGTATATCAACAAATATGATGAATTATTGAAAAAAGGTCAGATTTTTAGATAATTGATTACGCCCCTAGAGGATTATGTTAAAATAGTCAAAATTTAAAATAAACTTATTCCATTAATTCTTGATCTTCTCACATCAAGATAGGTACTTGTAAATTTATTTTTCACAATTTCATTAGCCTTTTATGGCACTAATAATTATTTGAAAAAATGAGGAATTGATTCAAATGTTAGAATTTTGAAATTATTTTAAATGAAAATTGACAAAAAATAATTTACCATAATACTTCATTTCACATACAATTGAAGGCTATTTTTTGCTAAAATCGAAATAATATTTTCCAAAAAATAAAAAATAAGAAGAAAATTCTTTTGCATTTTTTTGTTATTTACCAATAAAAAATATTAATTTTCGCAGAATTCTTTTTAACCCTAACCTAAAACCTTAAATTATTATGGAACAAATCATCGGTCCGTTGACCAAAATTGGTCGTTTTCTACTGGCCATTCCAATGGCTGTTTTCGGAGTTTTACACTTTATGGCTGCGGACAACATGGCTCCAATGGTTCCAATTCCCGGAGGAGTGATTTGGGTGTATGTTACCGGTGTTGCTTTGATTGCTGCTGCGGTGAGTATTATCATGCAAAAGAAAGCCCGGTTGGCCTCTACCTTATTAGCAATTTTGCTTTTGATCTTTGTTTTCGCAGTTCATCTGCCAGGCGTAATGGCGGGTGGTGAAGGAGCACAAATGTCAATGATGTCCTTGCTGAAAGATGTTGCAATTGCAGGTGGTGCTTTGGTTTATGCAGGTACTCAACCCATTGAATAAAAGACTTTTTACCCCTAAACCCTAAAAAACCCATCGTCCCGGAATTAATTTTTCGGGGCGATTTTTTTTAACCAAACAACCTCTCCGCGATTTCTGGCCCAGATTTTATTCACTTCTCCTGAATCGTCTCTGATAAAAAGTACATCGAGGTACATAGAAGAAAAGTAATCTTTGTCATCCCGAAAAAGCGGGAAGAAATTTCTCAGATCCCGGCCATTTAAAATGTATTCCAGTCGATTTTCCTGCTGGCTGATTACCAGCTCCAGACCACTTTTCTCATTTTTATAAATTCCTTCATATTCAGCATATTCTGTTTTTCTATCCACCATTTTTGGCAACTCAATCTGAGCCATCATGTCAATTTCGTTGATCAGTTCG
The sequence above is a segment of the Cytophagaceae bacterium genome. Coding sequences within it:
- a CDS encoding sodium/sugar symporter; amino-acid sequence: MNSRLSFPDYLVFIVYFIIVSAYGYYIFHKKKSKVSDSKDFFLAEGSLTWWAIGASLIASNISAEHFIGMSGSGFAMGLAISSYEWLSAVTLIIVAIFFIPIYLKNKIYTMPQFLAQRYNGTVATIMAVFWLLLYVFVNLTSILYLGALAVESISGVAFEYCMFGLAIFAIFITLGGMKVIGYTDIIQVVVLILGGLVVTYLALDMVSEKFNGSGVLSALPILKRESNDHFHMIFSEGHKYYYELPGLAVLFGGMWINNLNYWGCNQYIVQRALGADLKTARNGILFAAALKLLIPLICAVPGIAVYVLYQNGFFQHEMVDAAGIVKPDRAYPTLMNLLPQGLKGLSFAALTAAIVASLAGKCNSIATIFSLDIYQKFFDKKASEKKLVRVGRWSILGAFAIALIITPQLKQLEQAYQFVQEYSNYLTPGAFALFFLGLFWKRTTTLSAVVAATLSIPLAVAFKIVPEVPMPFLHRTGWVFLILTVLMIVISLLDKNSKNNPKGLDIDSKWFKVTSSFAILSILVSGIVVALYTVFW
- a CDS encoding sulfatase, producing the protein MRKKIAFSLILLIPVIGFIAFKSGKKKRPNIVFIMSDDHAYQAISAYDTRLMQTPNIDRIAKEGMLFTNACVTNSICAPSRAVILTGKHSHINGKIDNYFPFDTTNMTFPQLLQQSGYQTAMFGKLHFGNNPKGFDEFQILPDQGNYYNPDIITKKEGTKKLTGYVTDLITDLTLNWLKNERDDDKPFFLAYLHKAPHREWLPAERHYKEYINKTFPEPETLFDNYEGRGRAAHEQEMNLLTHMNWAGDSKIFPENMDKLGIKESHNYDKRLYNMTVERMNSEQRKVWDETYGKMNQEFIKKYPQMADVDKMKWRYQRYMQDYLGCIASVDEGVGKVLDFLRESGLDENTIVIYTSDQGFYLGEHGWFDKRFIFDQSFKTPLLVKWPGVIKPGSKNTQMVQNLDYAQTFLEAAGIKPPADMQGESLIPIFKGKGRNFRDAAYYHYYEYPSVHMVKRHYAVVTEKYKLVHFYYDVDEWELYDRKNDPNEMKNVYNDPKYKSVKAELHKKLADLRIKYKDSETLDKMYINKYDELLKKGQIFR
- a CDS encoding NIPSNAP family protein, which gives rise to MKRLLIGCVLILSSLSVFSQTSKQVYELRTYELRFGGSRAVLENYFKNALFPTLNKYGIKNIGAFEEISKEDPAKLYLLIPYESMESFAGMIQKIDNDSDFKALSKEYDQTPAEKTPYARYTSSLMLAFDGFPKIQKLTSTQKLLEVRIYESHNEGTAANKRSMFNDEELKIFQATNLHTIFFGQNIIGEYLPCLTYMLAFDNMQERDANWKLFGNHPDWKRISNDPKYSGNMNKIRRIFLNPLPYSQL
- a CDS encoding esterase family protein; this translates as MKKLLILITLHLSLISFAQTGKVVSFTINSKALQNKGGEDPNRKVSVYLPPNYDASTQRYPVIYYLHGFMGKDNIFPQMQKVLDEGISRQKIKPFIFVQADQYTLFEGSFYSNSSLTGNWDEFESKELVEYLDKNYRTIPTRDSRGIAGHSMGGYGAFKIGMLHPEVFSSIYALSPGLLAMVKEFGPNSSSFKEVQNVKTIEDLKKTYYPKVLVAVGRAWSPNPNKPPFFCDFPFSYEGDKMIVNQAILEKWEANMPVYIVDKYADNLRKMSAIKLDWGRNDSPRFPLQIGMLSQRLENLGINHFAEEYIGDHGNKIWTLDGRVLNDMLPFFNDYLKF
- a CDS encoding esterase family protein; translation: MKKLIYLILILFAFSAKAATVDTLDVPSAVMKKAYKAAVVLPLSYTKNQASYPVLYLLHGGGGHFRDWLTSTPDKNLVKNLADQYNLIIVMPEGETFGWYMDSPFDPNNKFETYITKEVIQKIDATYRTVKSNKGRVITGLSMGGHGAMYLSARHPELFAAAGTMSGAMDLNYTKFNINPDFAKTLKDLFEKLLGTSDVSNEVYVKNSVVNMVDAIKKNAMPITIDCGVDDFLIGGNRELHNRLLYAGVAHDYTERPGAHTWPYWENSLPFHVLFFHNVLKKNGVALSE
- a CDS encoding DoxX family protein, whose protein sequence is MTKIGRFLLAIPMAVFGVLHFMAADNMAPMVPIPGGVIWVYVTGVALIAAAVSIIMQKKARLASTLLAILLLIFVFAVHLPGVMAGGEGAQMSMMSLLKDVAIAGGALVYAGTQPIE